The Leptospira hartskeerlii genome contains a region encoding:
- a CDS encoding LA_2486 family SGNH/GDSL-type esterase produces MREISYSRKIRFQFLLYSIFLFFLLEVLLRLPTFPSIQFRLDDKKLHCLQTSGGLFSIPWMRLYQNQSLELYHPEKNIRYHVSTDFRGERFTSVGSANGSDSAGRNSYNVNAPEIWVLGDSVALGYLVSDQESLPWALQNELIKYKKSDIVRNLGVDALGSFGIQERLTEVLQTSPPPKVAYWIYHISDFTDSFRELELQNSVKKRIFVRVSYFLSKYSAVFNAFKISYEKYKPESADNLVIPSSGSVLGPDHPHRKAAVSLFTYVKEKNIPLVLVFLPEPNEKYEPIVDSALVKEVRQIAIDSKIPVLDLQQPIYDYWKKGNQEIFLPKDGHPNPALYRFIAEELGKGIIKIISHGAHREHGG; encoded by the coding sequence ATGAGAGAGATTTCTTACTCACGAAAGATCCGTTTTCAATTTTTATTATATTCAATTTTTCTTTTTTTTCTTTTAGAAGTCCTGCTTAGACTTCCCACTTTTCCTTCTATTCAATTCAGATTGGATGATAAGAAACTCCACTGCCTCCAAACTTCAGGCGGACTGTTTTCCATTCCTTGGATGAGGCTTTACCAAAACCAAAGTTTGGAATTATACCACCCAGAGAAGAATATTCGATATCATGTTTCTACTGATTTTAGAGGAGAAAGGTTTACTTCTGTTGGTTCGGCAAACGGTAGTGATAGTGCCGGTAGGAATTCCTACAACGTTAATGCACCGGAAATTTGGGTTTTAGGAGATTCAGTCGCCTTAGGCTATTTGGTTTCCGATCAGGAAAGTCTTCCTTGGGCTCTGCAAAATGAACTGATAAAATATAAAAAGTCTGACATTGTTCGAAATCTGGGAGTAGATGCACTTGGAAGTTTCGGCATCCAGGAAAGACTAACCGAAGTTTTACAAACTTCTCCCCCGCCTAAAGTCGCGTATTGGATCTATCATATCTCCGATTTTACGGATTCTTTTAGGGAACTAGAATTACAAAATTCCGTTAAAAAGAGGATATTCGTTAGAGTTTCTTATTTTCTTTCTAAGTATAGTGCCGTATTCAATGCATTCAAAATTTCTTATGAGAAGTATAAGCCTGAGTCAGCGGACAATTTAGTGATCCCTTCTAGTGGTTCCGTTTTAGGTCCAGATCATCCTCATAGAAAAGCCGCTGTTTCTTTATTTACATATGTAAAAGAGAAAAACATCCCGCTGGTTCTTGTATTTCTTCCTGAACCGAACGAAAAGTATGAGCCAATAGTAGATTCCGCATTAGTGAAAGAAGTCAGACAAATCGCAATTGATTCTAAAATCCCGGTGTTGGACCTCCAACAACCGATTTATGATTATTGGAAGAAAGGAAATCAGGAGATCTTTCTTCCGAAAGACGGGCATCCGAATCCAGCTCTGTATCGCTTTATCGCTGAAGAGTTAGGGAAGGGTATTATTAAAATAATTTCGCACGGAGCTCACAGAGAACACGGAGGATAA
- a CDS encoding tetratricopeptide repeat protein, producing the protein MEMRQKFRYAIILLMSQIALNCDSSGELASKAREKEAQGNTAEALYYYDLALRENPENFTANKNLGILLAESGEAPGSAALYLEKALKKDPKNPEILLYLLEIYLLAGSRDETETVLRGFSESWDKDRESLAKFLSSCILDSKKNLSERKRFIENRIPESNPASKRLFELCGKKLYEETSGK; encoded by the coding sequence ATGGAAATGAGACAGAAGTTCCGATACGCCATAATTTTGCTTATGTCCCAAATTGCTTTGAATTGCGATTCCTCAGGGGAGCTAGCAAGTAAGGCTAGAGAAAAAGAAGCGCAAGGTAACACTGCAGAGGCTTTATATTATTACGATTTAGCTCTTCGAGAAAATCCGGAAAATTTTACGGCGAATAAAAATTTAGGAATTCTTTTAGCGGAAAGCGGAGAAGCACCCGGATCCGCCGCACTTTATCTGGAAAAAGCTCTCAAAAAAGATCCTAAAAATCCGGAAATACTTCTCTATCTTCTGGAAATTTATTTATTAGCAGGTTCCAGAGACGAGACCGAAACAGTTTTGAGAGGATTTTCGGAAAGTTGGGACAAAGACAGAGAGAGTCTCGCCAAGTTTTTAAGCTCTTGTATCCTAGATTCTAAGAAGAATCTTTCGGAAAGAAAACGTTTTATAGAAAATCGTATACCTGAATCTAATCCAGCTTCGAAGAGACTCTTTGAACTTTGTGGAAAAAAGCTCTATGAGGAAACTTCAGGTAAATGA
- the xerD gene encoding site-specific tyrosine recombinase XerD, producing MTSSHKNLLQNFQEYLSVEKGLSDNSIYSYGYDLNKFKNFLEKEHLDFLEVQANDIVRFLNEERNRKISAKTIAREVVAIRQFYKFLKDEKKLDSNPTEKIETPEVMRSIPDYLTQEEIEELFNVIKEDNLYELRDKCIFELLYSSGLRISEACNLRLTDMDMSGMTLTVEGKGGRQRLVPFGEKSLDILNRYLKQSRPYILKNRNCDYLFVSKKGSFINRKSVWRLLNHYIKRTSIKKKVTPHTLRHSFATHLLENHADLKSVQELLGHIDISTTQIYTHMANKTLKEVHKKFHPRG from the coding sequence GTGACATCTTCTCATAAGAATCTACTCCAAAATTTTCAAGAATACCTCTCGGTTGAGAAGGGTCTGAGCGACAATTCGATTTACTCGTACGGGTACGATCTGAACAAGTTTAAGAACTTCCTAGAAAAGGAACATCTCGACTTCCTGGAAGTCCAGGCGAACGACATAGTTCGTTTCTTGAACGAAGAAAGGAATCGCAAAATTTCAGCAAAGACGATCGCTCGCGAAGTGGTTGCCATCCGCCAATTTTATAAATTTTTAAAAGACGAAAAGAAGCTGGATTCAAATCCAACGGAGAAGATCGAAACTCCTGAAGTGATGAGATCCATCCCCGATTATCTAACTCAAGAAGAGATCGAGGAATTGTTCAATGTGATCAAAGAAGATAACCTCTATGAACTCAGAGACAAATGTATTTTTGAACTTCTTTATTCTTCGGGACTTAGGATCTCAGAAGCATGTAACCTAAGACTAACCGATATGGATATGTCCGGAATGACCTTAACCGTAGAAGGTAAAGGTGGACGCCAAAGACTAGTTCCATTCGGTGAAAAATCTTTGGACATTCTGAATCGTTATTTAAAACAAAGCAGACCTTATATTCTAAAAAACAGAAATTGTGATTATCTTTTCGTTTCCAAAAAAGGATCTTTCATTAATAGAAAATCTGTTTGGAGACTTCTGAACCATTATATCAAAAGAACAAGTATCAAGAAAAAAGTGACTCCTCACACTCTGAGACACTCTTTCGCGACACACTTGTTGGAAAACCACGCGGATCTAAAATCGGTTCAGGAACTTTTGGGGCATATCGATATTTCGACTACCCAGATCTATACTCATATGGCGAATAAAACTCTGAAGGAAGTTCATAAGAAATTCCATCCAAGAGGATAA
- a CDS encoding ATP-binding protein, producing the protein MAEIKKNDYSNQFRIQVPSHPRYVTVARNFVYNLARESGFSLYDAADLKLAVGECLLNVIKHAYLGKTNYPIFIEVTVLENRMEVRIRDFGVQKNISEIRGYDPGDYREEGIGLYLVRKLTDHFYIDQSGKGNRLILTKMK; encoded by the coding sequence TTGGCCGAGATCAAAAAAAACGACTATTCGAATCAGTTTCGGATACAAGTTCCTTCCCATCCGCGTTACGTGACTGTAGCGCGGAACTTCGTTTATAACCTAGCAAGAGAATCAGGATTTTCCCTCTACGATGCTGCCGACCTAAAATTGGCAGTGGGGGAATGTCTTTTAAATGTGATTAAACATGCTTATCTTGGAAAAACAAATTATCCTATCTTTATAGAAGTCACGGTTCTTGAGAATCGTATGGAAGTTCGGATCAGGGATTTCGGAGTTCAAAAAAATATTTCCGAAATTCGAGGATACGATCCTGGAGATTATAGGGAAGAAGGGATCGGACTCTACTTGGTACGAAAACTAACGGATCATTTTTATATAGACCAATCCGGAAAAGGGAATCGGCTGATTCTCACAAAAATGAAATAA
- a CDS encoding LA_2478/LA_2722/LA_4182 family protein, giving the protein MFSVIQMKFVSILVFSIFILSCGKGPSLSKEEVRNLSQNYIKELCKKNLECSAQYLESLPSGEQNAARSGFSSLEQCMAEQSNQSILPDDYEKVTDQQIGKVKRCMDDLLKTPCSEMEQAGGIPSCRELFPDGN; this is encoded by the coding sequence ATGTTTTCGGTGATCCAAATGAAATTTGTCTCTATACTTGTATTTTCGATCTTCATTCTTTCCTGCGGAAAGGGACCTTCCTTATCCAAAGAAGAGGTGAGGAACTTAAGCCAGAACTATATTAAAGAGTTATGTAAAAAGAATTTAGAATGTTCTGCTCAATATCTGGAATCACTTCCTTCCGGAGAGCAGAATGCCGCCAGGTCCGGATTTTCTTCCCTGGAACAATGTATGGCGGAACAAAGTAACCAGTCCATTCTTCCTGACGATTATGAAAAGGTCACTGATCAGCAGATCGGAAAAGTGAAACGCTGTATGGACGATCTTCTTAAAACTCCTTGTTCAGAAATGGAGCAGGCGGGTGGGATCCCATCTTGCAGGGAATTGTTTCCTGACGGGAATTAA
- a CDS encoding DUF342 domain-containing protein, producing the protein MSDSIRNFTESLLKDLEENENGFFKVENLDGLAYLTIFPAGKKGKEVEYREILKRLEVFKISGISEEEVKRILKTKDSEPHLIGKWPGKPEASSLDLKISEDKMTVHGILHPPKFGGKLLTRDEILSQLQVSGIVFGIIEESVLKLSQAEDYGKRTLVAQGEPPVPGKDGDIRILFQHPGTPTLEEDEFGRVDFKNIQIIQSVKKNQKLAEKVSPSPGKPGKNVKGEVLPFEEGKLAEWKLGPNVKISEDGNLVQSLIDGRPLMDRFGVIRVDEVCLLENVDFSTGNINFPGTIIVEESIADGFTLETDGSIIVKKSVGKVFLKAKGDIVLSGGFMGRNGGMIESGSDIYAKFIEQGKMIAKNSIFIEEAAMHSELIAGESVVVRGGRGEIIGGQCVAGKMITCTKLGAIVETRTVLSCGMPPELLSELEDLKSEIRKNQDILKKVDTSIQKLSDDSQRRSLGPEEKESLPKLQAIRQKYSSILENLFAQEQSAILSFDPDKDSYVEVEREIFPGVEVNLGRNKKFSVKLKEIPGPSFLYLGGDGQIALSKVKPKRLGLLQEESSDSDSSTN; encoded by the coding sequence ATGAGCGACTCGATCCGCAATTTTACTGAATCATTATTAAAAGATCTGGAAGAGAACGAAAACGGATTTTTCAAAGTAGAAAATCTGGACGGACTCGCATATCTCACCATCTTCCCCGCAGGAAAAAAAGGAAAGGAAGTAGAATATCGCGAAATTCTAAAACGATTAGAAGTATTTAAAATTTCTGGAATTAGTGAAGAAGAAGTCAAACGTATCCTAAAGACCAAAGACTCAGAACCACACCTGATCGGGAAATGGCCCGGCAAACCGGAAGCATCTAGTCTGGACCTAAAAATTTCGGAAGATAAAATGACAGTCCATGGGATACTTCATCCTCCAAAATTCGGCGGAAAATTATTAACTAGAGACGAGATACTTTCCCAATTACAAGTAAGTGGGATCGTTTTCGGGATTATTGAAGAATCTGTTCTCAAACTTTCTCAGGCGGAAGATTATGGAAAAAGAACTCTTGTTGCCCAAGGCGAACCTCCTGTCCCCGGAAAAGACGGAGATATCAGGATCTTATTCCAACATCCTGGAACACCAACATTAGAAGAAGATGAATTCGGAAGAGTTGATTTCAAAAACATTCAGATCATCCAAAGTGTGAAGAAGAACCAAAAACTTGCTGAAAAAGTGTCCCCTTCACCCGGCAAGCCGGGCAAAAACGTAAAAGGAGAAGTTCTTCCATTCGAAGAAGGTAAACTTGCAGAATGGAAATTAGGTCCTAACGTTAAAATTTCTGAAGATGGAAACTTAGTACAATCTCTCATAGATGGTCGACCTTTAATGGATCGTTTCGGAGTGATTCGTGTTGATGAAGTTTGTTTACTGGAGAATGTAGACTTCTCCACTGGAAACATAAACTTTCCGGGAACGATCATTGTAGAAGAATCTATCGCGGACGGTTTTACTCTCGAAACAGACGGTTCCATCATCGTTAAAAAATCAGTAGGTAAAGTTTTCTTAAAAGCAAAAGGAGATATCGTTCTTTCCGGAGGATTTATGGGAAGAAACGGTGGAATGATAGAATCAGGTTCCGATATCTATGCAAAATTTATAGAACAAGGAAAAATGATCGCTAAAAATTCGATCTTCATCGAAGAAGCTGCGATGCATTCCGAGCTAATCGCGGGAGAATCGGTTGTAGTCAGAGGCGGAAGAGGAGAAATCATCGGAGGCCAATGTGTAGCCGGAAAAATGATTACCTGTACAAAGTTAGGCGCCATCGTAGAGACAAGAACAGTGCTTAGTTGCGGAATGCCTCCGGAACTTCTTTCCGAATTAGAAGATCTGAAATCGGAAATCCGCAAAAACCAGGATATATTAAAAAAAGTAGATACTAGTATCCAAAAATTAAGCGACGACTCCCAAAGAAGAAGTCTTGGCCCGGAAGAAAAAGAGAGTCTACCAAAACTACAGGCGATCCGTCAAAAATATAGTTCTATCCTGGAAAATCTGTTTGCACAGGAACAATCCGCAATTCTATCATTTGATCCCGATAAGGATTCTTATGTAGAAGTTGAGAGAGAAATTTTTCCGGGAGTAGAAGTAAACCTGGGCAGAAATAAGAAGTTCAGCGTAAAATTAAAGGAGATCCCAGGCCCTTCCTTCCTATATTTGGGAGGAGACGGTCAGATCGCTCTTTCTAAGGTAAAACCAAAACGACTCGGGCTCTTACAGGAAGAATCTTCCGACTCCGACTCTTCCACAAATTAA
- a CDS encoding LIC_11485 family protein — MAFNPFSILTSIRVSIDQVLGNLPPKVVKTIGTAALGLAVLVAMVLGWFSFQKGLALAGEEDQAKELDRKALFLEDIEREYNRKRKDVRWSDPSYSDSGSSSLDIERYSLEKPKTEPSSPKPELEESDTIRNSKMKDGDSRVFFPTENERPAREDLAPSDKGSDSPRLEPSTKQPNRELPAEKEESRLSRPPRKEQRPRGE, encoded by the coding sequence ATGGCATTCAACCCGTTCTCCATCCTAACCAGCATCAGGGTATCGATAGACCAGGTTCTGGGAAATCTCCCTCCAAAAGTGGTAAAAACGATCGGAACCGCGGCTCTCGGCTTGGCAGTTCTTGTAGCAATGGTTCTAGGCTGGTTTAGTTTTCAAAAAGGTCTGGCATTGGCGGGGGAAGAAGACCAAGCCAAAGAACTGGATCGTAAGGCATTATTTTTAGAAGATATAGAAAGAGAATATAATCGGAAAAGAAAGGACGTAAGATGGAGCGATCCTTCTTACTCGGATTCCGGAAGTTCTTCCTTGGATATTGAAAGATATTCTTTGGAAAAACCGAAGACGGAACCTTCTTCCCCTAAACCTGAACTGGAAGAGTCGGACACAATCCGCAATTCTAAGATGAAGGATGGAGATTCAAGAGTGTTTTTCCCAACGGAAAACGAAAGACCGGCTCGTGAAGATTTAGCTCCTAGTGATAAAGGATCGGATTCTCCTCGTTTAGAACCAAGCACAAAGCAACCTAATAGAGAGCTTCCTGCAGAAAAAGAAGAATCCAGGTTGAGCCGTCCTCCTAGAAAAGAACAAAGGCCTAGGGGAGAATGA
- a CDS encoding tetratricopeptide repeat protein has protein sequence MKYILFSLSIFFFAHQLAADFPLPIPEPSEGSFSSKGPSPDEPLPPIDASSVVAEQKSEEVVSENTLTASEDPKIAETKQTVSEPIKEKKTKLPNLTERKDKKNGKKKEVSDPSRAAYERGLLRLRNGQKDAAKEEFGKAASTEGTASSQAKLELSKLENAKATDSNAEAPAEDDSRWKTSLETARSLRAQGKNSEAESILLRTATEGEGEYRSRALLQLGDMLFRMGRYSDARSYLMDFWNRFGKTFPNAEDTNSREFKRQREEKELGAYLLFKSSYKAGEGEWAKRFLKKYLDKSVSESQGVYSPLRTEMESFAKSDL, from the coding sequence ATGAAATATATTCTGTTTTCTTTAAGTATCTTTTTTTTCGCGCACCAACTCGCAGCGGATTTTCCTTTGCCTATACCGGAACCAAGCGAGGGCAGTTTTTCCTCCAAGGGTCCTTCTCCGGATGAACCTCTCCCTCCTATTGATGCGAGTTCTGTAGTTGCAGAACAAAAATCGGAAGAAGTTGTATCTGAGAATACTCTGACTGCTAGTGAAGATCCAAAGATTGCGGAAACGAAACAAACTGTTTCAGAGCCAATAAAAGAAAAGAAAACGAAACTTCCGAATCTTACGGAAAGAAAAGATAAAAAAAATGGCAAGAAGAAGGAAGTCTCTGATCCAAGTCGCGCAGCTTACGAGAGAGGGCTTTTGCGTCTTAGAAATGGACAGAAAGACGCAGCGAAAGAAGAATTCGGTAAGGCTGCTTCTACTGAAGGAACCGCAAGTTCCCAGGCAAAATTAGAATTATCTAAATTAGAAAATGCAAAGGCTACCGATTCAAACGCGGAAGCGCCGGCGGAAGACGATTCTCGATGGAAAACTTCTTTGGAAACTGCAAGATCTCTTAGGGCGCAAGGTAAAAATTCGGAAGCAGAGTCCATTCTTCTTAGGACCGCAACTGAGGGAGAGGGAGAATACAGATCCAGAGCATTATTACAATTAGGTGATATGCTTTTCAGAATGGGAAGATATTCGGATGCTCGCAGTTATTTGATGGATTTTTGGAATCGTTTCGGTAAAACTTTCCCGAATGCGGAAGATACGAATTCAAGAGAATTCAAAAGACAAAGAGAAGAAAAAGAACTGGGTGCTTATTTACTTTTTAAATCCAGCTATAAGGCAGGAGAAGGTGAATGGGCAAAACGTTTTTTAAAAAAATATTTGGATAAATCCGTTTCCGAGTCCCAAGGAGTGTATTCCCCCTTGAGAACTGAAATGGAATCTTTTGCAAAAAGCGATCTTTAA
- a CDS encoding chemotaxis protein CheX, with product MQIRAELVNPFLEAATIVFRDILQTDLIRGKIGIKDTPETTLELAIIIGVLGTFNGEVIYGLNYDAAYKISKKLMPGMGDEDIKNEYKDILGEIANMTTGNAMNIFATAGQSIEITAPNIVDAKNETIKIPKKQALGISLFSKFGKLEVNVALT from the coding sequence ATGCAAATCCGCGCCGAGTTAGTAAACCCATTCCTGGAAGCAGCTACAATCGTCTTCCGGGATATATTACAGACCGACCTGATCCGAGGAAAGATCGGTATCAAAGACACACCGGAAACCACCTTAGAACTTGCGATCATCATCGGAGTTTTAGGAACGTTTAATGGAGAAGTGATCTACGGTTTGAACTACGACGCGGCTTATAAAATTTCCAAAAAGCTGATGCCTGGAATGGGCGATGAAGATATCAAGAATGAATACAAAGATATTTTAGGTGAGATCGCAAATATGACTACCGGTAACGCGATGAATATTTTTGCAACTGCCGGTCAATCGATTGAGATCACTGCTCCAAATATCGTGGATGCAAAAAACGAAACAATCAAGATCCCTAAAAAACAAGCTCTTGGGATCAGTCTATTTTCCAAATTCGGAAAATTAGAAGTAAACGTAGCCTTAACTTAA